Genomic window (Ananas comosus cultivar F153 linkage group 1, ASM154086v1, whole genome shotgun sequence):
ATGGAAATCGGGGACTTAAAGAAGAGGGTGGGATTACTAGAAGAAAAGGTCGAAGACGAGAAGTGCTATTCGGAGAAGCTCAAAGCTAGGTGTAAGAAAATGGATGCATTGGAAGCTAAAAAAAATGAGACGGAACTTCTTCTTGAATCCGCACTTTCGGATGCCAGAATGTTGAGGGACAAGTCTAGTTTCTTAGAAAAGAAAGTTGAGGAGAATACGGCGTTGTTGGAGAAAAAAGAggcaaagaaaaaagaagtagaATTCGAGCTCGGGCTAGCACATAAAGAAATCATGATGTTAAAGGAAAAAGTGAGTTCACTAGAAAGGAAAGTTGACGAAGAGAGGGCGTTGTCGATCGAATTCGAATCTAAATATCAAGAAATGGAGGACTTGGTAGCAAGAAACGAGGAATTATCCAATATGTATCGGACTTCTGCGGAAGCCAAAGAGGCGAGGGCGAAGGAACTAGAAGATCAACTATACTTGGCAAATCTTGAAGTTGAGATGTTACGAAAGAAGGCGAGTTCATTAGAAGAGAACGTTGAGGAAGAGAGGAAGTTGTCTGCAGTAAATGCAGTTGAGATAGAAGCTTCTAAAGTGATGCAAAAAGAAACGGCGGCTAAGCTCGCGTCAGCACAAAGCAAAGCCGCAGAATTACGTGGAAGTTTGGATTTTTCACAAAAAGAAGTCCTCAAAGAGAAGGCTTTGTCAGCGAAATTAGCAGCAAAGTGTCAGAATTTAGAGGATGAGTTGTTCAGAAGAAAAGGTGAATATGATCATAAACAGCCCATGATTGGCAGGGATTTGAACATTAAACAGGTAAAAAAGTTTGGTGCCATCATTTTTCATTTCATCTTTTATCGTTTCGATTGCAACAATTTAGTCCCCAAAGTTTGTTCCACACAACAATTTTAAGTTGTTATGTCAGTGTACCATCTGTCAACAGCACCACATCAACAGTATCATTAGggaactaaattttttatatcgaAACTCTTACGACGAAACCAGAATCTTAACTATACattagggactaaattgttaCAGTACTACATATACATCATCTTGATTGACCATGAATTGCTCTTTGCTGAAACAATCTTATTTTGAACTGCAGGAGAAAGAGCTCGGTCACGCGGCCGATAAGCTAGCAAAGTGCCAGAAAACAATAGCTTCTCTTCACCAGCAGCTGAAGACATTAGCATCTTTTGATGATTTCCTGCTTGAAGCTGAGAAGATGGAGTTAACTATTGAAAACACTTTGGTTGTTTGACATCACAAGCTTCATCATCCTGTTGATCTGGGCTCGAAGAGCTCGAATCTCAAAGCAGAAGTGCAAGTCATACAGATAGAGAGTAAACatatagaaagaaaataatttttttagtttttgtagATTGATGTATATTGAAGCAAATTGTGACATGTGGGACAtgcttttattttcctttttggtGTTGTTGTTTCtagtttttgtttattattattattattattattattttatgtgattgttaTTAGAGAGATACCTTTTTGTGGATCTATTAACTGTTTCTTTTAGTTAAAGGGTGTAAAACGGGTTTTGCCCAACCCGGCCCGCATTCTTATATGGGCCTTGTCATGCCATAGGGCCGGATGCGGCCCGACATGGCCTTTTAGATTTTGTTTTTTACcccttaatattttatattgtttttttatttcttttggcCAAATAAATCTTCTAACAAGAAGAACAAACTCtccaaatttataataattaataaaattaaattacaaaaaatcttCTTATaaatacccgctttttcacttttccttcctaactattaaaaatctatattttatcccctcagcatttcaagttgttgcatttagtcTCTTTGAGTCGAAGTTTCATCACTCTTTcgtccatttcttataatttatccaaaaatatccttcaaaatgataaaagcatattaaaaattatttttttatagaagaagtaaggataatttggtcattttgccctcTTCATTAACGTCGTACcccctgaaaatatttttaaaattttaaaaaagtaaaatatagatttttgaaagtcaaagagaaaaagtaaaaaaacgaaTGTTTACatagagattttatttttttttttttttttttgtctttttaagTATTTNNNNNNNNNNNNNNNNNNNNNNNNtttaatttttttttttttttttttttgtctttttaagTATTTGGTGAGCAAATCAGATGGTATTATTAATAGAgctaattataatattaacaCAATATCAACCGTACCGAGTATAAATGGGAAAAGATAGGTCCAAGCCTTATTATTTCACATTTCAAACTAAGtccattttctaaaaaaatgatcgaaatagatagcatgtttttttaaaaaaaaataattacattaGTTAATTCCAATTACTAGCTACAGAAGATTAGATTTAATAAATTCGATTTACTCCTAGTAAAATGACGATAGCTATGTTAATATCACTTCCTGTGCGAACCTGCAACTAATGGCTTATTATTAAGgactttatattattattataaagctACTTTCACTATTAATTTGGTTATTGTTTCCTAAGCAAACTTTagtaaatttaagtcttttctTTGAGGATATCATTTTACAAGTTCATACTAATTTTCAAACTAGTAAATTtactttaatattaataatataatatccaataatatgaaatttaatatattgtttaaaaaaaaaggctaaattatataaacccccctgtcaaaacccgatttttcactttccccctgtcatttaaaaacctacactttgcccccttgtaaaataaaaaatattcacttcgccTCCTACCGTTAATAATCCGTTAagattccgtttataaaatattattatatatatttttttatgccaaaaacgCCCTCAGCCTCTCTCCTGTGAATATGATGAGAGGCAAAAtaatgaggggcaaaatggtcattttatcatcacagttcacaccttaccctctgtgaatatttttcatttcacaatggggcaaagtgtaggtttttaaatgacagtggggtaaagtaaaaaatcagattttgaggGGGGTGTTCTgtaatttaatcttaaaaaaatttagaccaTAAGTACTTGGTTCCATGGTGTAGTGGTTAGCACTCCAGACTTTGAATCTGGCGACCTGGGTTCGAATCCCGGTGggaccttttttcttttaaattctcaaataatttggagctaatattttatgttttgacACACCATGGCAAATGCTTNAATGGGAAAAGATAGGTCCAAGCCTTATTATTTCACATTTCAAACTAAGtccattttctaaaaaaaatgatcgAAATAGATAGCgtgttcttaaaaaaaaaataattacattaGTTAATTCTAATTACTATCTACAGAAGATTAGATTTAATAAATTCGATTTACTCCTAGTAAAATGACAATATCTATGTTAATATCACTTCCCGTGCGAACCTGCAACTAATGGCTTATTATTAAGgactttatattattataaagctACTTTCACTATTAATTTGGTTATTGTTTCCTAAGCAAAACTTagtaaatttaagtcttttctTTGAGGATATCATTTTACAAGTTCATACTAATTTTCAAACTAGTAAATTtactttaatattaataatataatatccaataatatgaaatttaatatattatttaaaaaaaatgctaaattacataaaatcctccTGTCAAAACCTtatttttcacttccccccgtcatttaaaaacctacactttgcctccttgtaaaataaaaaatattcacttcgccccctaccgttagtaatccgttaaggttccgtttataaaatattattatatatttttttatgccaaaaacgccctcagccttctctcctgtgaatatggtgagaggcaaaataatgaggggcaaaatggtcattttatcatcacagttcacaccttaccctttgtgaatattttttatttcacaatggggcaaagtgtaggcTTTTAAGCGACAgggagggaaagtaaaaaatcgggttttgaggGGGGGTGTTCTgtaatttaatcttaaaaaaatttagaccaTAAGTACTTGGTTCCATGGTGTAGTGGTTAGCACTCCAGACTTTGAATCTGGCGACCTGGGTTCGAATCCCGGTGggaccttttttcttttaaattctcaaataaaattttgcattgAAGTCCACTTGttgtatcaaaaatttcaacctGGGTCAAAGCTTTTCGACTTAGCAATTTGGAgctaatattttatgttttgacACACCATGGCAAATGCTTTTTCTCTTCagtttcttctccttttcatGGCCAAGTTCTTATCATTCTCTCTCATTCATAACTTTATATATGCTTTGGAAACAAAACCctgataaatttattaatcaaagtaaataaagaaaaaagttctataaatttattactcTAATAGAAGTGAGCTGGTCTAACAAAGCTTCactttcattaaaaaaattagggttaattgcatacagcttcctataaacatatcgaatagcagatatatctctataaagttcaacttttattttttgttcctACAAAACTTCTacctttttcaaatatacccctactAACTGGATccattagtaaataaattaaattgacctttttacccctcttatattattgaacaaaatatttttttagaaagacATTTCTGCATAATTTTAAAAGTCGGAGCTTTTGGAGCGATATGTTTGGAaggacaaaaatatcatttcactaaACTGCTGTTAAAAGATAAGTAGTGCTATAACGATAACAAATCATAGGAGCAAATATCAATATCACTGGACTTTTgtgaggataaaaataaaaaattgaactttgctattcaatatatttacatggagttgtatgcaattaacccgaAAAAAATAAACCCTCAAAGTATCCATTTAAATCAAGCAAACaagtttaattttcttaacaagCTAGGTGTTGCCAACAAAGCCATGTAGTGGAAACTTCGAAACAACACCAGCttgaataaacaaaaaaacacaAGTATTCATAAAGCAACTGATACATTTTCCTTGTTCATAATTTAATATACAAACTTACTGTgttaacaagaaaaaaaaaaaaaaaaaaatccaaatacaTTGAACAAATTGTGTGTGGTTATCAAGAAGTGCTTTAGTATACTTAGATACACAACATATTGATTGCAGCCTTGCAGGAAAAGTCAATTAGAGAGGCTCAAACAAGACATACCTCTCAACCATCTGTGCTTCAGTATATGAGCAAAGAAGCATCAGGAATACCAAAACAGTAGTTTGCACCAAGGTCCCCAAAGATATTAGAATGTTTCAGTTTGATCCCATACTTTATCGTCGTCACAATAGAGTTCATAGTCTTTGACCACTAGCCATTAAATTCTCAGTTCAATTGGATGGCAATATCCATGTAATTGCCGAATAAGAAATCCAAAAGTTGCTTATGCAGCAATTTGATGAATGAATTTGACCATAAAGGTAAGATTGCATTAAGAAAAATGCAAATATTAAGACCCAATTGCAACAGTTAAACAGGTTGGGAGCCATTGAGGAAAACATTCATTCTTGATTCCTCTGCTGATTCCTCTCCCTCCGATAGGCTTTTAATAAATCGAGGCCTAAGAAAATATTGAGCAAATTCATTCCGGCCATTCCAAACAGAGCCAGTGGGAGCTCGATTCCTCGATCAAACTTATGGGCATCGATGATGAGCTTGTATGTAATAAGGATGTGGCAGAGAAGCCTTGCAATATAGAAGGTGGCCCAGTTGAGTGCCCATTCAACTTTAACCATCCTGCTCTTGGAATCACGAAACCCAGCCATCCGCCGTACTTTTCTTACATGTAAAAATATGGAGTGGAGCtgcaaagaacaaaaagaatgCTGAGATTAACATTACATAATATATGTACTTACTAGATGGATTAGTACAAGTATTCCTTCCATCAGTGTGGTTTAAGTGATAACAGGGTCAAACCGAAATGATTgcttttctatttctttctttatgAATTGACAAAATCAAATAACAAGAAAGTAGAGCTATAGCTGGACCAAAAAGTATTGTTTCACCTCAATTTGGCTAAATGGTATGGATAATTCTATGTTCATTAACAGCGGACATATACTGTACTCTCTTATTAGAAAATCAGAACAGTCATGGGAACTTTTTGGAAAATAATTGCTCTGAAAATAAAGCTGGTATATCAACTTTTCTAATCTGGTTCCAAACAGAGGGGTTTTCCAGGTTGTATCCTCGCACATAAATATCCTGGTCATAATGCAGCTGCACATTACTCCTTTCTAATTCTGAAACAAATCTCTTCTTTCAAGAAGACGATAACACTATTATGTGGATATGGAAGTTCTCTGCCGGtgtttatttctcaaaaaaaaaaatgcagagaATTAAGGTTTACAAGTACAACTTTTCTTGGAGCTTGTGTTCTAGGGCCTAAAAGCACAATTAAGCTTCAGTCACAGCATAGATTCTAGACTTCTTGTTTGCTAAACACTTGGCTTTCCTTTTCGAGCACAGAAGTTGTTTCACAAGTTAGGCCAAATAAGCACACCTCGTTAATACTGTTGTAGATGTGTTGTTGTTGCATGAAGTATTGTTTGGAAAGTGCTTTTAAGAGAAACACAATATTAAATCACCCAACAGCTACTCTAAGCAGTAGAAGCAAAAGCaacaaattggagcttttgtttCTAGAGCTCAAAACCTCATTTGAACGTCCTGCCACAGCAAAAGTGACTTTTTTGTTTACCAAACATTTACTGGATGTTGCTGCGGccgaaagcaaaagcaaaagcggCACAAGCACTGATCCCTATAAATGTAATGACCTACCTCGCACACAAGGGAGAGAATGAGGTAGTTGATCGTGACTTTCCGATACAAAGCCAGTGTAAAGCAAACCAGAAGGATCAGGTGATGCACAAGTATGGCAGGAATCCACCCGCTATATAATCGATACCGAATCATGTCCAGTTGGTCATAAGCAAAGTAGCCACAAGAAAAGCATAGAGCTGAATACGCACCAAGCCATGTTCCACCGAACAACTGTTCATGTTCGAACATTTTGCCAAGTCCTCTAATAACCCACTGATTAACCAGAACAAATACAACTGTACCATATATGCCAACAGGCGAAAGTTAGCTATTGTTACAGCCAAGACAGTGTATCATCATGCTTGATATAGAAAGATAACAACAATATAAAGAAACTAAGATTTGTTTATTATGATAAATAATCCATGTACAGTAAGTCAAAACAGTAATCACAAACATTTTAGTTACAGAACATATCAATTTGTCCCTTACTCTACAATGAAATGGGATAATGTAACTTCTCTCTTTTTTGAAATGAACAAATGTTATAGAGATTTTTCTATAAA
Coding sequences:
- the LOC109721973 gene encoding TLC domain-containing protein 2, which produces MPPRGGGGGGSGGGVGGGGDGALFFAATLLLWAVAVAFEIAAEGRRELLAVAAGFVFFQGANWVIRFSLSRDPLFVNTSVSLLHSIITSASVVFVLVNQWVIRGLGKMFEHEQLFGGTWLGAYSALCFSCGYFAYDQLDMIRYRLYSGWIPAILVHHLILLVCFTLALYRKVTINYLILSLVCELHSIFLHVRKVRRMAGFRDSKSRMVKVEWALNWATFYIARLLCHILITYKLIIDAHKFDRGIELPLALFGMAGMNLLNIFLGLDLLKAYRRERNQQRNQE